The Chromatiales bacterium genome window below encodes:
- the zwf gene encoding glucose-6-phosphate dehydrogenase: MTEKSDAVVLLGATGDLAHRKIYPALAAMVKRGSLDVPVIGVARSGWGLEQFRDRVRDSLEKRTGSADSPAASKLIEQLRYVDGDYHEPATFARLKEALKDAKRPLFYLAIPPSLFGPVVKLLGESGCAENARVVVEKPFGRDFASAKELNKTLHQVFSESSIFRIDHFLGKEPVQNLLYFRFANSFLEPIWNRNYIESVQITMAETIGVEGRGKFYEEVGAIRDVVQNHLLEVVASLAMDPPVGYWGEAQRDERIKVLRAISPFSGQSLVRGQYRGYRGDTGVAPDSEVETYAAMQLHLNSWRWQGVPFFIRAGKSLPVTATEVMVILKAPPQQVFDEPVPPQSNYFRFRLGPDQVAIAAGARTKSPGERMAGEEVELYVCNSTSEAKEAYERLIGDAMGGDATLFAREDSVEAAWAICDPIINTGGPVYRYEPGSWGPREADRMVAASGGWYNPSKNGIGRGA; the protein is encoded by the coding sequence GTGACCGAAAAATCCGATGCCGTGGTGCTGCTCGGCGCGACCGGAGACCTCGCCCATCGCAAGATCTACCCCGCGCTCGCCGCGATGGTCAAGCGCGGTTCACTCGATGTGCCGGTGATCGGCGTGGCGCGCTCGGGCTGGGGTCTGGAGCAGTTCCGCGATCGTGTCCGCGACAGCCTGGAAAAACGCACGGGCAGTGCTGATTCGCCGGCGGCTTCGAAGCTGATCGAACAGTTGCGTTACGTGGACGGCGACTACCATGAGCCGGCGACTTTCGCGCGACTCAAGGAAGCGCTGAAAGATGCGAAGCGTCCGCTCTTCTATCTGGCCATTCCACCCAGCCTGTTCGGGCCGGTGGTCAAGCTGCTGGGCGAGTCTGGCTGTGCCGAAAATGCCCGCGTCGTCGTCGAGAAGCCCTTTGGCCGCGATTTCGCATCGGCCAAAGAGCTGAACAAGACCCTGCACCAGGTATTCAGCGAGTCGTCGATCTTTCGCATCGATCATTTCCTGGGCAAGGAGCCGGTGCAGAACCTGCTGTATTTCCGCTTTGCCAACTCCTTTCTCGAACCGATATGGAACCGCAACTACATCGAAAGCGTGCAGATCACCATGGCCGAGACCATCGGTGTTGAAGGCCGTGGCAAGTTCTACGAGGAGGTGGGCGCAATCCGCGATGTCGTGCAGAACCATCTGCTCGAGGTCGTTGCCAGTCTGGCCATGGATCCGCCGGTCGGGTACTGGGGCGAGGCGCAGCGCGACGAGCGCATCAAGGTGCTGCGCGCGATCAGCCCGTTTTCCGGCCAGAGCCTGGTGCGCGGGCAGTACCGCGGCTATCGCGGCGATACCGGTGTGGCGCCCGATTCCGAAGTCGAAACCTACGCAGCGATGCAGCTGCACCTGAACTCCTGGCGCTGGCAGGGCGTGCCCTTCTTCATCCGCGCCGGCAAGTCGCTGCCGGTTACGGCCACCGAGGTGATGGTGATACTCAAGGCGCCACCGCAGCAGGTGTTCGATGAACCGGTGCCGCCGCAATCCAATTATTTCCGTTTCCGGCTGGGACCGGATCAGGTCGCGATCGCGGCCGGCGCGCGTACCAAGTCGCCTGGTGAGCGCATGGCAGGCGAGGAGGTCGAACTCTACGTCTGCAATTCCACCAGTGAGGCCAAGGAAGCCTATGAACGCCTGATCGGAGATGCGATGGGCGGCGACGCGACATTGTTCGCCCGCGAAGACAGCGTTGAGGCGGCGTGGGCCATCTGCGATCCGATCATCAACACCGGCGGGCCGGTGTATCGCTATGAGCCCGGCAGCTGGGGTCCGCGTGAGGCCGACCGCATGGTTGCGGCCTCC
- the gnd gene encoding decarboxylating 6-phosphogluconate dehydrogenase has protein sequence MQLGMIGLGRMGANMVRRLMQRGHECVVFDASADAVKALTDAGAKGAASIDEFIALLRPPRAVWIMLPVPVVEGVVKTVATHLQAGDTLIDGGNSPFENAIRRAETLRPAGIHFVDVGTSGGVWGLERGYCLMIGGAREAVQRLEPVFRDLAPGRGEIEPVAGRSPDDPASKGYLHCGPPGAGHFVKMVHNGIEYGMMAAYAEGFNLLRHAGAGRSDGPGMPEHPERYLYDFDLGAVAELWRRGSVVTSWLLDLTAASLSEDPQLKGFQGRVSDSGEGRWTLKAAIDTAVPVPVLSAALYSRFESRSEAEFANRLLSAMRFQFGGHKEPGK, from the coding sequence ATGCAACTCGGAATGATCGGTCTGGGCCGGATGGGTGCCAACATGGTGCGCCGTCTCATGCAGCGCGGCCATGAATGCGTGGTCTTCGATGCCAGTGCCGATGCCGTCAAGGCGCTGACTGACGCGGGCGCAAAGGGCGCAGCCTCGATCGACGAGTTCATCGCCCTGCTCAGGCCGCCGCGCGCGGTATGGATCATGCTGCCGGTGCCGGTTGTCGAAGGCGTGGTGAAGACTGTCGCCACACACCTTCAGGCCGGCGATACCCTGATCGACGGCGGCAATTCACCGTTTGAAAATGCCATCCGGCGGGCTGAAACACTCCGCCCGGCGGGCATTCACTTTGTAGACGTCGGCACCAGCGGCGGTGTCTGGGGTCTCGAACGCGGCTACTGCCTGATGATCGGCGGTGCGCGCGAGGCCGTGCAGCGGCTGGAACCGGTCTTCCGTGATCTCGCGCCGGGTCGCGGCGAAATCGAACCGGTCGCTGGCCGCAGCCCGGATGACCCGGCCTCCAAAGGTTATCTGCACTGTGGCCCGCCAGGTGCCGGTCATTTCGTGAAGATGGTGCACAACGGCATCGAGTACGGAATGATGGCGGCCTATGCCGAGGGCTTTAACCTGCTGCGTCATGCCGGTGCGGGCCGCTCGGATGGTCCGGGTATGCCTGAGCATCCCGAACGTTATCTCTACGACTTCGATCTTGGTGCCGTCGCCGAACTGTGGCGGCGGGGTAGTGTGGTGACTTCATGGCTGCTCGACCTGACGGCCGCATCGCTGTCGGAGGATCCGCAGCTCAAGGGCTTTCAGGGCCGCGTCTCGGATTCCGGCGAGGGTCGCTGGACATTGAAGGCTGCCATCGACACCGCGGTCCCCGTGCCGGTGCTTTCAGCCGCACTCTATTCGCGCTTCGAGTCGCGCAGCGAGGCAGAATTTGCCAACCGCCTGCTGTCGGCGATGCGCTTCCAGTTCGGTGGCCACAAGGAACCCGGCAAGTGA
- a CDS encoding NnrS family protein has translation MFRSSPFFSYGFRPFFLLAGLLAVLGMALWLLAINGSPWPVQASRSTFWHAHEMGLGFGGAVMAGFILTAGANWTGRPPIRGPLLVCLVLGWLCGRAAMLYSGLLPATLTMLLDLLFPVLLGLLVTREIVGARNRRNYGVLTIVWALTVFTVLYHVAAIGSLSEESAADMQRIVARLFVYLLAVLITVLGGRVIPGFTGSWLRMRGASKLPGARDWLETGIVPLTVAAGLSQALAPDGIVTAVLCISAGAAHVLRLSGWRGLATAAEPLLLVLHVAYAWLGLGFLLLGLSAAGLPVPETAALHALTVGGIGGVILGMMTRVALGHTGRPLHAARITQLAYVLLGFSALLRAFGPLSTTGSTLAYTCSGLLWIASFSLFVWHYAPILTQPRADQPHGLANRP, from the coding sequence ATGTTCCGCTCAAGTCCCTTTTTCAGCTATGGCTTCCGGCCCTTCTTCTTGCTGGCCGGTCTGTTGGCCGTGCTGGGCATGGCCCTGTGGCTGCTGGCCATCAATGGGTCGCCATGGCCGGTGCAAGCCAGCCGGTCCACTTTCTGGCATGCCCATGAGATGGGGCTCGGCTTTGGCGGCGCGGTGATGGCCGGTTTCATTCTCACCGCCGGGGCCAACTGGACTGGAAGACCACCCATTCGGGGCCCGTTGCTCGTCTGCCTGGTCCTTGGCTGGTTGTGTGGCCGGGCCGCGATGCTGTACAGCGGATTGCTGCCGGCAACGCTGACGATGCTGCTCGACCTGCTTTTCCCGGTGCTGCTCGGCCTACTGGTCACACGCGAGATCGTCGGCGCACGCAACCGGCGCAACTACGGCGTGCTGACCATCGTCTGGGCACTGACCGTGTTTACGGTTCTCTACCATGTCGCGGCGATCGGCTCCCTCAGCGAGGAATCCGCTGCGGATATGCAGCGCATCGTGGCCCGCCTGTTCGTCTACCTGCTTGCCGTGCTGATCACCGTCCTCGGCGGCCGCGTCATCCCCGGATTCACCGGCAGCTGGCTGCGCATGCGCGGTGCAAGCAAGCTGCCTGGCGCCAGGGACTGGCTGGAAACCGGCATCGTCCCGCTGACCGTGGCGGCCGGCCTCAGTCAGGCACTTGCGCCCGACGGCATTGTCACGGCGGTGCTGTGCATCAGCGCCGGGGCTGCCCATGTGCTGCGGCTGTCCGGCTGGCGTGGACTCGCGACCGCAGCAGAACCGCTGCTGCTGGTGCTGCATGTCGCCTACGCGTGGCTGGGGCTCGGTTTTCTGCTGCTGGGCCTTTCAGCAGCGGGACTGCCCGTCCCGGAAACCGCCGCCCTGCATGCACTGACCGTGGGCGGCATCGGCGGCGTCATCCTCGGCATGATGACGCGCGTGGCGCTGGGACATACCGGGCGACCCCTGCACGCGGCGCGCATCACCCAGCTTGCCTATGTGCTGCTCGGCTTTTCTGCGCTCCTCAGGGCCTTTGGCCCGCTGAGCACAACCGGCAGCACCCTCGCCTACACCTGCTCCGGGCTGCTGTGGATTGCGAGCTTCAGCCTGTTCGTCTGGCACTACGCGCCTATCCTCACGCAGCCACGCGCGGATCAGCCACACGGCCTGGCAAACCGCCCATGA
- a CDS encoding MBL fold metallo-hydrolase, with the protein MSLQVLIIPVTAFQQNCSVIWCTETMQGAVVDPGGDLDEILAGVQENNVELAKILLTHAHIDHAGAAAELARRYTLPIEGPHEGDRYWIEALPDQARNFGFAQVDTFEPDRWLQQGDTVQVGHETLEVYHCPGHTPGHVVFFSRSAQVCFVGDVLFAGSIGRTDFPGGDYATLIESITRRLWPLGSEVTFVPGHGPTSTFGQERQGNPFVGDRVLATAG; encoded by the coding sequence ATGAGTCTCCAGGTACTCATCATTCCGGTGACGGCATTTCAGCAAAACTGCTCGGTCATCTGGTGTACCGAAACCATGCAGGGGGCGGTCGTCGATCCAGGCGGCGACCTCGATGAAATCCTGGCTGGCGTGCAGGAGAACAATGTAGAGCTGGCGAAGATCCTGCTGACTCACGCCCATATCGATCATGCCGGTGCCGCCGCGGAACTCGCCAGACGTTACACGCTGCCGATCGAAGGTCCCCACGAAGGCGACCGCTACTGGATCGAAGCCCTGCCGGACCAGGCGCGCAACTTCGGTTTCGCACAGGTGGACACCTTCGAGCCGGATCGCTGGCTGCAGCAGGGCGACACCGTACAGGTAGGCCACGAAACGCTTGAGGTTTATCACTGTCCCGGCCACACGCCGGGACATGTGGTGTTCTTCAGCCGCTCGGCACAGGTCTGCTTCGTCGGCGATGTGCTCTTCGCCGGCTCCATCGGCCGCACCGATTTTCCGGGCGGCGACTACGCCACGCTGATCGAGTCGATTACTCGCCGGCTCTGGCCGCTCGGCAGCGAGGTGACTTTTGTACCCGGCCATGGGCCGACCTCGACTTTCGGGCAGGAACGGCAGGGCAATCCCTTTGTGGGCGACCGGGTGCTGGCAACGGCAGGTTGA
- a CDS encoding type II toxin-antitoxin system prevent-host-death family antitoxin, whose product MDISITEFKQRCLEIVRRVEKTGRPVTIRRRGKIVAQLEPSPSAEMAGMKPWEQLRIMGGKLSAKPGESVLRDEDFEALR is encoded by the coding sequence ATGGACATTTCGATCACCGAGTTCAAGCAGCGCTGCCTGGAGATCGTGCGCCGCGTCGAGAAGACCGGCCGGCCGGTCACGATCCGGCGGCGTGGCAAGATCGTCGCCCAGCTGGAACCGTCGCCGTCGGCCGAAATGGCCGGAATGAAGCCCTGGGAACAGCTGCGGATTATGGGCGGCAAGCTCTCGGCAAAACCCGGCGAATCGGTCCTGCGTGACGAGGACTTCGAGGCCCTGCGTTGA
- a CDS encoding type II toxin-antitoxin system VapC family toxin → MRAVLDTHIWVWWLTGDPALTARERTALDGAANAGDLCLAAISLWEAQMLHARGRLSLPVPFPDWLQRAAAPPVVTVLPLDVQVVTALAKLPGRFHGDPADRLIVATARAHQLTLATHDTRIRASRTVRIWKP, encoded by the coding sequence TTGAGGGCAGTGCTGGACACCCACATCTGGGTGTGGTGGCTGACCGGCGACCCGGCACTCACTGCCCGGGAGCGAACCGCTCTCGACGGCGCGGCCAATGCGGGCGATTTGTGTCTGGCTGCGATCAGTCTCTGGGAAGCCCAGATGCTGCATGCGAGGGGACGACTCTCACTGCCGGTGCCCTTCCCCGACTGGCTGCAGCGTGCGGCCGCGCCGCCAGTCGTGACGGTCTTGCCACTCGACGTTCAGGTCGTTACCGCGCTCGCCAAGCTGCCCGGACGTTTCCATGGAGATCCCGCGGACCGGCTGATCGTCGCGACAGCGAGGGCTCATCAGCTGACACTGGCCACGCATGACACGCGCATCCGCGCATCACGAACCGTGCGGATATGGAAGCCGTGA